The DNA segment TAAACACAATTAATAAAACCATGACAAGCcataacaaatttaaaatgtaGATGCATGACAGACGATTATTAGGTGGCATAGTATAGTACAAACAAGCAGCATACAATTCATCATACAGACATCAAAGTTGTCACAGTTCCAACAATTTTACAGTTTCCAACTATACACGATTCGCAACACTCCATCCGACTCTCGGCCAACAATCCAACACGAAACTACGATATAAAATCCCAACACTTCATAGGGCCCTTGACCACTAACCATACACAACCAAACTGCATCAAAAACAAAGTTTTCCTAGCATTAGAAATCTAAGGTCAGTCTAGAGTTTTACTTACTACAGCGGAAAGGCAAGTTTATGGATGATCAAACGCATTGCATTTAAGTGTTTCATGGCATGCGCTGCGCATTTACAAGAAAACAGTTATACAAGAACTAACATTGCCTAATGATAAATAAACAAGGCGAGTGGCATGCGACTTACTGTGGTGGCGTCTAGAGGGGCGGAGCACTGTGGGACATTGGATCTAGATAAAATAATGGAAATCTATGCTAGGAGGCTAATGGGTGACATATCCAATGTAGTAGAGGATGAAGGACAGGACTTCGAGGTGAAGTACGATGGAGCACTATGGGACAGTGGTAAAAGTGAGCCTTAGCTCACTGGTTTTGAGGAAGGATAAGGTCAAGAATGGGAAGGGAAAGGCCAAGGGGTGGTTGAACACTACTAGAACATGACGGTGTGCAGCGCAAGACGGCTCTAGAGAAAAAACCTCACCTAAAAGCTATGGAATCATGGATTGAACAAAGGGGAAGATGAAAGGAGGAGGCTTGGAGGTGATTTTCTAATGAGGAAGCATGGCCCATTTATAGGTCATGGATTGGGGCTTGGTGAACGCAAGTGTGGCTACGATAAGTGGTTCGGGATAGTGGGGGGAAGTCGAGCATTGCACGTGTGAACTGAAATAGTTGGCTTGCTATGGTAgcaaggagaagaaaagaaaaaaaatccagagTGGCGCACAATTTGGCAGGGTGGGTGTTGTGGACTGATGGAAGGGAAGGTGGTGGCAAATGGGGGTGGTGGCTAGAGCTCGAATGATGCCTGAAGGTGGTGCAGAGGCGAGATGGGAGGCGAGGGTTCCcgggaggaggaggaagaagaagaagaaaataaaagaaagaaaaaaaaaaaaggaaagaaaggagtgCGGTGTGTGGGGAGAAAAAGTGGGGAAAAAAGTCTCTAGGGTTTCCACATGCCAAAATGACGTAGTTTTGGGTGGGTTAAGAAGCTGGGTTTCATGCACACAAACTAGGCCCTCTCTTGCACCCAATTCACTCCAACTTGGCCCAAAAaccattagaaaataaataacccACTATCCTACCAACTTGGACCCTAGTTTTGCTGAGTTACAGCAAAGAACAGCTAAAATACATAAAGCCCAAAAAGAGATATTTGGGTTTCACATCATTCTAAATATCACACAACttacaaacataaacaaatttgCATATTTCAACTTTTTCCCCTAAAGGTTCATCATGCAACCAAATGTTGAGTAACCGTACTATCTTGTGTCCTATCTACATGTTCAAGTGTTGATATTCATTTCTTCGGTTTTCTTTTACATTACCTTCTCAAAACCTTTTCAGCCATGCATAGACTACATCCATTTTGATGGCAGTCTCACCTTACTTCATATTATCAAAGGACTCCGCAATTTATCATCTTTGTTAGACTCGCCAATGAGTGATTCACTCAATATGATGAATTCACCTGGAGTGTGTTGAGATGGACTAAAGATACTTTTTCTCAACCTCCACAACTATGGATCAATTTATCTTTCATATAGTTCACATTTCTCTTAACCATTGTGTAGGTATCATGATCCTTTGATGCCATTAATACAACTATACCAAACTCATTGGCCAAATCAGTAAATCGTTGTGCCTCTAGATTTCTTGATGGATCTTCCTATATATTCTTCAAATGTGTACTTTGGTTTGACCAGTGAGTATCATGATCAAATATGTACTATCGTAAGTATTCTTCAAATGTGTACTTTTTTGTTTGACACATTTGTACGTATGGTTGTTCATTGAGAATTATTTGTGGAATCATTTTAGTTAATGAGTTGAAATCAACCAAGCATTCATTCTTAGTCATCCTCATCAATTTCTTGCCATAATCatttacaaatattttcaatGGGGTGGTGGAATTAACATAaccatcaaaaaatgaatttatactCTCGCTTGGCTGCATTGTTGACATTTTGGCTTAAAAGGCATCTTTTACATGCATTGTCAATACCCATTGATCCATCTTACCATATAGCTAATTCAGCCATGCATTGAAAACTAGATCAAGCCTTTGAATCATATCATTCCATCTTTGTTGAAATTCTTTAATGGTCAACAAATTGTATACACAATTTAAAAGAGCACCTTTCATCTGATCATGCTGGGAATATGACCTAAGCTTATGCGGAAGTTTGCAAAATATATGTCACAAGCAAAAATGGTGTCTAGagtttggaaagattttagcaaTTAATGTTAGTTTGCACGGCAATATCCTGATCCATTATGGTTGCATTTGGGGCTTTTTCTAACATGCATTTGAATCAAGACTCGAGAATCAAGACTCGAACAACCATACAAATGTGTTAAGATTTTCACTTGATTTAGCCACAACCAAATAATACGGATTGGCCAGGACGATTGACACTCACATGAAATGGCTCGAATggcattttataattttttgtcaaGTACGTCGTATAAAATGTTATGAAATCTCTAAATGACTCATATGTCACTCCACTTCGTGTTTCTGCCCAAAAGACATTGAATAAACAAGAGTCTTCATCTAAGTCCATCACGTtaaaaagctttttttttttttttcctggactCCGCATCAAATAGTTACAGAATGCCTACATCCCCTTCTCTTAAAGAAACTTGTTTATCACTTTACCTATGTGGTTTAGGCAATATCCTCTCTTAAAATGAGAGATTTTCATATCCATTTCCACCACGAGAGCCTTGTAACTCTTGGCTAGACGAATCGCAGCTTTGTCCATCATCTCAAGCTGCCTTTAACTCAATCATCAACCTTCTTATGGCAAGAAAAGTGCCTTATTTTGGTTGGACTTAAAAACGTGATTGTGTTCTAAAACCACGTTAAATGGTGTATACCTTCTATCATGCATAAACTTGGAATTGATATTTGTCTTACACCCCATAACGCCCACTAGTTTCCACTCATCTATTTTGGATGATTTGTTTTAGACTTTGCATGTCAGCTACATGCAATGAAAAGCCTCTTAATTACCTATCTTATCCAGTGTCTGAGGTTCTGTTTGTCATGCCGAAGCCTTCTTGCTTGGCATACATCTTATAATATGGCAAAACATCCGCTCTACTCTCAAAGAACATGTCAACTTTAGGCTCTTCAACCTTTTCATTTCTAAGACCTTTGTTTCATTTCACAATTTCATCCACATGCAACTCACGACCAACGTGCATTTTGCtctatattgaaaaaattgacaaaaacTAAAAGTAAGAAAAGTCACTAACCAGTCAAAATTAGAACTTCAACTTAATATCAACTCTTTGATTTAGGCAAAGTGTTGTCTATCAAACGATGTGTCTATAGAGAGTAATAGAAGTTAAGATTAAATCACAAAGGAATTTGTGTACTAGTAGAGCCTTAAAAGTGAGTAGTTGGCTTATAATCTAACTTTTTCCCTGTATATATCAGGTCATAGCTGTAATTTCtctttttatgaatgaatgaataaagCCTcttatcaggaaaaaaaaataacaaaaaaactcTGGATGACCTGACTAACCAACTTGAGAGCGAAACGATTCATTGTCACCCTCATAATCCAAAACGGATCATATTCGAGCCCATCTTATGGATACCCACTACCAATACTCAATTTTCCCAAATATGAGTACGTATCTTTGGTCAATTGAATAAGTTTTGCAACTGAATAAGTGCAATATCAATGACCCAATCATGGAATCCCATACACCAACATAAATAAGAATATAtactaagaaaataatttacctCGCTAAGAATGTCTCAATTTCTTTGATCAATGAGTGCCTattttttgcaattttcacCCAAGCCCATATGTCTAGCCTCTCAAAAAGCTTATGATAATTCCTTCCTCCATTTAAGCAACGGACGAGCAAACCATGGCAGAAGTATCAAAGAAGCATCTAGTAGTACTAGGTGTGCACACGTATATATTGACAAGAGCACTAAGTTATGTGATAAAACCATAAATAGCTCAACAACATTTGACAGGAAGCACTCTATTCTTACAAACGACAAGATAAAACTCAAGTAACAGAGCACTCTGGGCAAGGCGTAGAGGTAGCTTAATGGGTAGGTTCTTGGATGTAGTTGCGGATTCACGGACTCAGCTGCAGGATGGTTCCTACATTATgacagaaaaaacaaagaaaggttAGGGAGAGCAATCCAAAGTTAGTTGAAACAGTAACAGAGAGACCGAGAGGGAGCTCACTGAAAGGTCGCCAAAACGGCGAATTTCCGGCAATGTAGCAGGGATGACGAATCGTGTAGAAAGTCGTGATAGGGCAAATGTACTGTTGGGAAGTAAACCTCATTTTTAAAACGGGAAATGCTAGATCCTCCATTTGGCTCTTcgtgtatttaaatttttttaaattattaaaaaaaagtaactattagtaaatttgtatattttttatatttaaaaatgttcaaaaaaaaatattcaaaagaaaaatatacaacTATACTAAGGTATGCCCAGCGATACATGCTGAGCAGCAGAGTAGTATGAtccttttaaaagttaaaactctaacaattaattttttttttttttgaaaaaaaaaataaatcttagaTCAAATTTGAAGACTTTTACACCATACATAAACTATCCACATGGCATATATAAAAGGTATTAGTACTCGGAGTTACATTAACTTTAGACTGAATGGtgacaaatgttttttttttttttttcaatttgtttattatattttatgtagaaatttaaaaaaattataatgatgagatgaaatgagataactAAAGAGTGTTTTATATTTCCCAACTAACAAACCGAACAAATGCTATGTGAATGTGGGTATTCGTTACAAGTCACCTTCCATATATCGGAACATGGACATTTCATACGGGCAATTGGGTCGTTAAAATGAATGAACAGGTCTAATGCACAATACTCCTTTTTAAGGCTAAAACCTTACAGGAAGTTATTTTGGTGATGGGTATTTTTACAATTCTTTACGCAATCGTGTTTTAATTagaggtatttttttaaaataacttgtaaaaataacatcattttacataaatattatcattttaaaacataattataaaaagaatttgtgtgtgtatcattACTCGTTTGACGATGGTTAGCCCATTAAACACGTAGAAAGGATGTTATCACAAAAGAGACCCTATGAACCATCATCTGGATCCCAATCACACCATCAAAATATGATCAAAAAACAACTTTTCCTGCACTTCATATTTTAAACAGGAACATTTTCCTCcacaatttcttttttcctttttttaatatagtggCCCATATAGCCATGGTCCTccatggaaaataaaaattttggaattAATACTAGATGATCCTAGAGCACTTTCTTTCAAATtactactaaaaaaaaaatcgttttgACCATTTCAGAGCTCGAAATGGCCGTCTTGAAACTCTAAATCATGAAGGCAATTTCTCACAAAACTGATCTACATTATTAGTGAACAAGTTATTAAAACCCATCAGTGCAACAATTGAACAACGATACAATCTATTATCTAAATGACATTTCTACAACATCATACATTCTCTTTTGAGCTTGAAACCTTGATATTTTGTTTCTCCTCTTCACTCAAGGATGCAGGTTTCTCGGTGGGAGCCTCTATTGTGGAATCGGGTTCCTTTTTAAGCTCGGACTCAAACTCCTTTGCTGCCTGAAAAAATGAAAGGCAAATCAAATACTTCCATATGTaacaacatttttaaaaagCACTTGATGCTCAAATGATATAAAGATTCCATCAATTTGTAGCGCATATTACAAGTAGCAAAATGGTTGATTCCACCCATTTTAAGCTTTGAGAAAGAAATGACTGTTGGGCCATATACTTTAAATGGGAAACCCTCCTAAATGATCCAGTTCttattctctttcttcttccacCGCCTTCTTGCAATTAAGGTTATCAAGGTAGACGACCCAGAAAAATCACCTAACAATCTGTCGACAGCTCCATCTATTTATATCAAAAAGTGGGATTCAAAGGAAAAGGTCAAAGCATCTATACAAGAGTTCATCTACTTGTAAGTTGGTGTGGAGTATAACCTTCACACAGCTGATAGTAGAATTTGATTTGCAATAGAAGTTCAACtcttttacaaatcaaatccaGCCATATCAACAGTGTAGAGGGTGTGTCCTCCACACTGGCtagcaaatatattttttctttgtatagAGGCTATAAGCGTCCTTTCTCTATGCCAATGCTCTCAGGAACAGTAGAACCACGACCAATGCAAGATAAATATGTatgattcttttcttttgtaagAACTACTTTAAATTCGATACAAAATTAGCTATACAATATGAGAGGAACCAACTTACATATAGAGGCTGCAGTAAGCATGCAAGTTTTTATGCTCACCTTCAACAGCTCTTGTTCACTAACTACAGCACTGTAAATTGCTAAAAAGTATTTGGGAGGTAGGCCCCTAAACTGTAATTGGAACCTTACCTTGGAGGTAGATTGAAAGATACTACTATATGATTAGCTTGTATGGGTCTACGAGCAAATAGTTTAGTACCAGATAGGGGCCTTGAAATGGGGATAGGCTATGGATGCTTCATATTATAGCAGGTTGGAGCACCATGAAGTGGGCGGTTGAATAAAAGATCTTGTCCAGATGTTGCAGAAAGGATGAGCATTAGTTTGTAAATTTGAACATtaaaataatgatgatgatgatgatggtggtagtggtggtgAAGACGATAATAATAGCCCTTTTGTGCACCCAAAACTATCACTTTTGTCACATTATGTACTGAAACTATCACAAAAACTACCATGTGCACTCTCATTAAGATTTGAATgttaaaatacaaaaacaaacttTATGATCAGATCTTAAGGAGGTTGCCCGTTAGCTTAAGAGGTGTGGCCTTGGAGGGAGATGATgcccttggatcaaattttgtatATCCACAATACAAAAGGTACTCCAAGGGGCTTCTTCAGAAGCTTGAGGGGATTGAGGCAAGGTGATCCCCTATCCCCACtactttttgttttcataatgGAAGCTTTTAGTTAAATGATTGCAGGTCTTGTGGAAGGTGGATTTCTACCTAGTTTTGTAGTAGGGGACATAATTGAGATAACGCACCTCCTATTTGTGGATGATACTCTTGTATTCTATGGTGCTAGTCACAATCACATTCAAGCTTTATGGGCActtctactttgttttgaagcggcATCGGGATTGAAAGTGAATCTCACCAAGTCAAAATTAGCTCTAGCTGATAATGTTCCAGGTGTTTCGAGCTTTGCCAACATTTTTGGGGTGCAAAGTCTCCACCTTGCCAATGAAGTATCTCGGTCTTCTCTTGGGTGCCTCCTTCAAATCTCAGTCCATCTAGGAccaagccccccccccccccctcttctctctctctctctctctctctcaaagcttcttttttgtatggacagcttCATTAGGGAAGATTCTCACCTTAGATAATCTATGGAAACACCAACTCATTGTGTttgattggtgttatatgtgcaagAACAGTGGAGAGTCAGTGGATCATTTATTACTGCATTATGATGAATCCATGAGTTTGTGGAATGACATATTTGCTAGAACAGGGCTTCATTGGGTAATGCCAAGAAGGGTTGTGGATTTTTTGGCCAGCTGGCAAGGCATTCCTAGGTACCACTCAAATTGCAGatatgtggaagatgatacaGATCTGTCTATGGTGGTGCATATGGATGGAGAGGAATggtcaaaattttgagaatcGTGAATGGACAGTGGATGGAATTAgaactttattttttcatacTCTACTCCATTGATCGATTGTAATACAGTTTAATGGCATGAACatacatgatttccttgtatctttaGACACTCATGCATAGGTGTTGATCTTGTCTCTGTCCCTTATTCTTGGCTTCGCCTAttctaataaaattcttatttactaatCAAAAAGTTTGGGAGCAAAATGTAATTTCTCCatataataaattcaattaaattgcaccaataaaaataaataaattcaatcaaactGCTAAAAACACAGTATATGTTACTTACACCCTTCTCTTTAACCTACCATGCCCACATCAGCAAACATGACATAAGGATATGGCTACCAGACACTCTAAAATGATGGAAAGTCTTTGGAGAACATAAGAATCATGTACTTGACACATGCTATCATCAGAAACTCTTACTTGACCATTACTCTTGACCACTCAAGTCTATACAACATAGGGCACAGCTGAATCCAGATACAAACTACTAATGCAAAGTTGGTTATAGTCATCCTGTATtgctttaaaattttcaatggtGCAGAAGTCATTGATGGTATAGTAATCATCTAACTCCAGTccttattctaaattattttaaagaaatgaatGTCATTGGATAGTACAACAGTCATTCAACTCCAGTACTTCCTTACGCTTAAAGTCCTCTAAAACTCCAAGTCAGGAACAGGAGGGTCCCTagcaaggcaaatcttctgttGTGGTCAGCAGTCTTTCATAGAAACGTAACCCTACCACTTGCattgtaaaattaaatcaatacaGTTTCTACCAGGCAGTATCGATGAATAAGCTCAAATTACTGAGATATAGCTGCTAACAAACAAAATTAGTTTGACAGCATTTACTCATGGCTGATCTTTTGTCTTAACATCTAATATCCAACAAAAACATTGCTAATAATTAATTCCAGAAGACAATAACTAAAATGAAACtactccaaacaccacaagaGAATGGCACCACCATTCATAAAGAATCCATGCAACCAAACTTAAACTGCAATcacataaataatttcaaatcctaCATTCAGTAATACATTAGAAATTGAAACAGAGATATGAAAAAGTAAACTCAGATCTTACTTTAAATATGTTAGGGTTCCAACGGAAGAAGCAAAACCTAGAAGGGAGATGAAGACAGAAGATCTGAACTGGAGTTGGGATCATGTGAAGTGAAGTGATGTTAAGAGGCTTGAAGAGGAAACGGCGCCGTATCAAGCATTGGAGGGCAGCTGTGGAAGTCAAAAAAGGGAacgttttaataaaatagagtcTGTCATTTTTAGAGTCATGTTGCGTCGGTCGTTTAGAGTAGTGTTGCTATGCCCTGTTTAGTGTCAGTGGTGCTGCGCACCATTTTATTAAAGCGTTTTCTGTATTGGGTCTATGGTCAGTGATTTACTTTAGCATGCTACAGGTCAGTATATAGTTTTTACAGTCTGTTACAAGGGTGTATGTCGACTTAAGGAGAAGAGTGAGGTGCAGGAAAATCATTCTGGAATCTTGTAAGTTTGAATATTGTAAGGAGGTTGAAGTTTTCCCTTATCTAATATACGTATGGCCATCTGAGGCATTTCCACAAACAGCTTGCATCCATTACCATTTCCATTCCTCCAACATCCCAGCCGCTATTACATTCATTCCCTATTTACATTCAGTCATCACAACACCATCACAGCAGAGATCtatcaaaataatgcattagaaattgaaagaaatatatgaaaacaGTAATTCCAAATGATAGTATTccaattatgtcaaatttcggACATTGACAAGACATTGtctttaattataaagttatcATTCTTTGATATCTACAAGACCAGAGACTTCCACGCAATTAATCCATCTAAGCTCCTACGTCAATTCACTTCCCATATCATTGAGAACAAAACCAAGTTTACAAACACGTCTcgaaatttcttttctttaattcagTCTCCCTTTTCCTCTCAATCCAACCCCAACACAAGTGCCAAtcttttttcaattcaacagTCTCACTTTGGAAACCAAGACAACCAACAGTAACAAAAGAGCACATTTTATCTCTACCGATTCCTCAACTCACAAATTCATTTGGTTCAGTCAAACAAgaattcttcattttcttccaattttcCACGAACCCAAATTCTCGTTTAATTATCAAAAGAAATGATGGACCCAACATGATTCACAAACCTGTTGGAAGCTCTTGACGGTCTTTCCAATACTCTTTCCCACTTCAGGCAACTTCTTGGGCCCAAAAACCAAAGCTGCGACTCCAGCAATAACCACCAGCTCGGGCACGCCAAGACCAAACAAAGCGTTGCAGGTAAGACCCTTCTTGGCCGGATCAGTTCTGGTCCCGGTTCTGGACGCAACCAGAGTGTTACTTTTGTGCTTGGTTTTGTTCAAGAAAGTGGAGGTGGCAAAACTGGTAAGAAAGGTGGAgttggaggaagagaaagagagagaaggtggAGGCATTCTTGAAGTGGAAGAAAAACATAGAGTTACAGATGAGATCTCCATGGTTTCTGGGTTGTGGGTTTTGGAGCTTTCTCGGtcggggaagatggatgataagGAGGGTAAGGTGGGGAAGTTTGGAAAGCTTGACCAAG comes from the Carya illinoinensis cultivar Pawnee chromosome 8, C.illinoinensisPawnee_v1, whole genome shotgun sequence genome and includes:
- the LOC122274132 gene encoding sec-independent protein translocase protein TATA, chloroplastic isoform X1, translated to MKTRTHAAAPITGLESKHGISWSSFPNFPTLPSLSSIFPDRESSKTHNPETMEISSVTLCFSSTSRMPPPSLSFSSSNSTFLTSFATSTFLNKTKHKSNTLVASRTGTRTDPAKKGLTCNALFGLGVPELVVIAGVAALVFGPKKLPEVGKSIGKTVKSFQQAAKEFESELKKEPDSTIEAPTEKPASLSEEEKQNIKVSSSKENV
- the LOC122274132 gene encoding sec-independent protein translocase protein TATA, chloroplastic isoform X2; amino-acid sequence: MKTRTHAAAPITGLESKHGISWSSFPNFPTLPSLSSIFPDRESSKTHNPETMEISSVTLCFSSTSRMPPPSLSFSSSNSTFLTSFATSTFLNKTKHKSNTLVASRTGTRTDPAKKGLTCNALFGLGVPELVVIAGVAALVFGPKKLPEVGKSIGKTVKSFQQGMNVIAAGMLEEWKWQQRSLSPSLKRNPIPQ